Below is a window of Peromyscus eremicus chromosome 22, PerEre_H2_v1, whole genome shotgun sequence DNA.
gagcccctcaAAAGGTATTATCTCTTGCAAATGTGGCCCAGGGTTGCCCTCTAAAGACTGAGGACTTGTTCCCAGGCCCAACTCAGAGGACATCACATCTTGCAACGGTTGCTCTGAATTGAATTCCATAGATTTCAGAATTGTACATAATTCTGATGACTTGATATGCTGCAAATGTGGCTCATCCCTGAACgctatctgttttattttttgaagttgttgCTTTTGACTTAATTTGTGAGACTTCCGATCTCGCTTCTGGTTTCTGGCATTGAGTTCAGAAGGCACTACTCTATAAACCTTTGAGTCAGGCCTGCTTAGAGAATCCCACAAACTGTGATTCTGAACCATGATTGATCCCTGTATCCTTCATTGTGTAGATATATGTGGGCTCAGATTTCACACCTTTCCACTTTGATGCACAGTTGACTGACTCAGGTTTCATACCTTGAAGGTGTAATTCTGGTGTTAACATAGTTAATTTCCTGTCCTGTAAATGAGCGGTTTCCAACTGCAAAGGTTCCCTGCCTTaccaaatgtcatttttaaagattttacatCTTGCCACAGTGGCTGATACACAAAGCCTACGGGTTTCCCTTTTTGAAGTTTGTCCTCTGAAATCACTTCGGAAGACTTCATACCCTGTGAGCATAGGCCAGGACTGACCTCCATAGATCTTCCATATTGAAGCTTTGTCCCCAGAATTGACTGAGAATACTTCTCATCTTGTaactgagggcctgagtttaacTTCCCTGATTCCCCATTTGGGGGCTTGGACTCCACTGTCACACCTTGTAACTTTGGGCCTTGATTAAACTCTACAGACTCCTTAGCTAGGAGCCTTTTCCCTTGAGCCAACTCAGAcggctttttattttgtgtctgtggtCCAGAATTGAGGTCCACTGCTTTTACACCTCGGGATTTTATCTGTGTTACCACCTCAGAAGATTTTATACTTGTGACATGTTGTCCCATAGAGTTCACACCTTGAAGTTTCATGCCCATGATCAGCTCAGGATATTTCAAATCTTGTAAAGGGGGGCCTGAGTCCAGCTCTACAGATTTTGTACCTAAGAACATCTTCCTGGGGTGAAATCATGTTTCTTACCTTGTAACTTTGAACTAGGTTTGATTTCTACAGATTTCATACCATGAACCCTCTTCCCTGTAATGACTTCAGAGGTAATACCTTGTAAGTGTGGTCCAGGACCAGAGTCCACAGACATGACATCATGGACCTTTATACCCATGATTGTCCTTGAAGATTTCAGATCTTGTAACTGCGGGCCTGGTTCCCAgtcttccatttccatttcttgaGGCTTTGTCCTCAGAAATGAGTTAGATTTTATACCTTGCCACTGTGGCCCAGGTTTACAGCCTAGTTTGACACGTTGAGTTTTGGTACCCGTAGCTAACTCAATACATGGTTTACCTTTCATCTGTGAGCTGCAACTTAACTTAGTACATTTCATATTTGGGGACTCTGTTTCAGGTGTCAAGTCAGAACATTTTGCACGTTGCCACTGGGACCCGGAGCTCTTCTCAGATTTCATACCTCGAGGCTTTGTCTGAAGTGCCAACTCAGAAGATTTTCCACATTTCAACTCTACATTGTTTTGTGATTGTGGCCCTTGGCTTATTGCTCCGTATTTCACTTCTGAGGACTGTGACTCTTGTTTAAACACTGAAGGTGTCACAGTTTGAGGCTGTGTTCCTGGGGATGACACTAAGGGATTCACTGCTTGTGGCTGTATTCCAGGGTTTAATCCAGGAGAGCTCCTGTCTTCTAAGCAAAACCTGGGTTTCAATATCAATTTTATATTATTGATTTTGACCTTAAGTTTGGGTCACATGCTTTCGTATTTCTAAACTGTTGCTCAGAGTTAAAATCAATACTTTTGGACCTCTGAGACTGATGTTCCTGGGTTGACCCTGAAGGTTGTTTACCTTGTGACTTCAGCCTCGTAGTCAACTGATCGGATGTCTTCACATCTAGTTGTACTGAGGGTTTTAACTCTTTAGCTGTGACATCCTGAGGTGGTAACCTAAGATTCAGTGTAGATCTATTAACTTGATAGTCAGACAGTGGTATCCAAAGATcagattttgtattttcaagCTGTGGTCCCTGAAGTAATGCCACACTTTTCACACACTGAGACTGTAGCTCTGAGGTTGATGTGATGTTTTCCCCTTCTTGTAGCTCTGGTCCTGGGGACAACTCAGGGGTCTTCACACACTGTACTTGTGGCCCAAGGTTAAAATCCACGGATTTTTTTCCTTGAGGTTTTGGCCCTAGAGCCATCTCTGATGTCTTCCCACCTCTCAGCTGTATGGATGGTTTCCCTTCTGTAGATTCGACACCTGGAGATGGTGACACAACTATTGAATTGTAAAAATGTCACATACATATCAGGTCTTGGTGTCCACTGGATGGATCTTTCTACCTGTGTCTCTTTGTTTAGCTGATCAGTTTTGATCCCTTGAGGCTGTGGCTCAGAAGTTTTGTTCAAAGTTTTAGTTTTCTGCAGCCCTAGTGCTAACGCAGAGGTTTTTACTTGCTGTAACTGTGACTCAAGATGAAACTCTCCGGATTTTTCTCCTTGAATTTTTGACCTGACAGTCAACTCAGATGACCTCACACCTCTCCGTTGTGTAGACGGCTTCAATTCTGTAGGGCTGGCACTCTGAGACTGTAACCTAAAGTTTGACCCTATACATTTCTCCCTTTGAAACTCAGATACTGGAATCCACTGCACAGATTTTGTACCTCCAATTTGTGGTTCTGTATTTAGTGCCACAGTTCTCCCATCTTGAAGCGGTGGCTCTAACATTGGCTCCAAGTCTTTCACTTGGTACACCTGTGATTCTGGCGTCAATGGACAAGGTCTCATACTCGGCACCTGCGGCCCATATTGGCCCTCTTGAGCTTTTACCTTATGAACAACTGGTTCAGGAGCCAATTCAAATGAGGGTGCATCTTTACTTTGTACTTTAGAGGTGAGCTCTATGGGTTTTCTACCTGCAGGTTTGGGTTCTTGATCTGACCCCACAGACAACATACCTTCCGACTCCAACTGTTTGTTCAGGTGGCTGAACATCCCACCTTTCCACTCTGTTGAGCTTATGTGGTCATCCTGTCCGGGCTCAAGAGTTAAATCCATGGGTGCCCTCCCTTGATACTGTTGTGTTGAGACTAAATCCATGAATTTTACTCCTTGGATCCCTTGTGTTTTGGCTCTATTCACAGGTTTTAGACTTTGCTGCTTCAGACATGAGATAATCACACGTTTGCTATCTTGTGTTTGTGGCGGTGAAGTCAGTTCCTTGGGTTTTACATCTTGTAGATAAGGCCCTTGCAACACCTCCATAGGCTTGTCTTGAAACAGCATCCCTGGTACAAAAGTCACGGGACTCTCCCCTTGCTTCTTTGGTTCAAGTTCTAAGCCCATGGCATTTACATCTTGAACACGTGCATAACAGGCCAACCCCACAGTTATCAAATCTTGAATTCTTGAACCTGGAATCAGCTTTACAGATTTCATACCATCTAACTGGGAACTACTTGGGGATATCACTGTAGATTTTATCCTCTCTAGACATTGTCCTAGAGTTAAGACTGCAGGTTTCCTGTCTTCTAACTGTGGTCCTGAAGGTGGTAACTCATATTTTAAACCTTTCAAGTTGGAGCCCAGAGGCAACTCCTCACGTTCCTTATCTCCTGCTTGTATCCCCGGGGTTGACAGCATAGATTTGACTTTCCCCAGCTCTGACTTTGACCTTAACTCCATAGatttcctgtcttccaaatgagGCCCTGGCGTTAACTCTTCTTGCTTTGAGGCTATGATCTTCTCTACAGGTTTTATATGTTCCAAATGTTGTCTGTGGATCAATGTAGAAGATTCTACACCTTGTGCCTGTGTTCTTCTGATCAACTCAGAATGATCTACACCTGCTAAGTGTTTCCCAGGAGTCAGTTTCTTTGATTCTGCTTTTGGTATCTGTAGTTCAGATGCTAGTTTATAAGACATTTTGCCTTCAAAGTTTGGTACTAGATTCCTTGTgacatattttatatctttaaagGGTGGCTCTTTTACTATTAACTCTGGCTTCATTCCTTGCCTCTCTGGCTGTGTGGTCAACTCAAATATTTTTACACACTCTAACTGCGGTCCTGAGTTTAACTCTGAAGTCTTCACACCTTGAGGTTGAGTTCCTGGAATTACATCAAAAAATTTGACATCCTGCAGCCATGGCCCCGAGTTAAAACTCACCTGCCTTGTGTCTTGTAGCCCTGGAGTCGCCTTTGCTGATTTGGGATCATGTATCCCTAACTCTGGAGTCATAGGACTCATACCATGAGACAATGATCCTGGAGTTTGCTCCCCTAATCTGACCCCTGATAGTTTCGGCCTAGAAGCCAACCCAGAAAATTTGGTATCTTGGTGCCACAGTCCTGGATTGACCTGCTTAGCTATCACTCTTGGATGTTGTAGTTCAGAGGCTGGGATTGGACGTTTCATGCTGCAAAACTCTGATACTTCCGGAGGCAACACAAGCTTCTTATCTTGAACCTGTGTCTCTTGGCTTAATGGCAAAAACGATTCTGGCATCAATCCCTGAGGCTTCCTATCTTGAAGCTCAACACCTGGCATGAACTGTACACATTTGAAATCTTGGTGCTTGGGCTCTGGGATCGCATCAGAGAATCTCACATGTTGCAAGCATGGTCTTATGTTTACGTCTACTGGCTTCCCAGGTTGTGGTTGTGGTTGTGGCTGTGGTTCTGGAAGCTTTGGCCCCAGGATAAAATCTGATGATGTGGTTTCTGGCCCCAGGAAACATGAAATTTCATCATGAGATTTCACACCATAATGTGGGAGGCCTGAGATGAAATTTGCTGGGTTTTCCCCTTGAAGAAGTAGCCCTTGATATAACATTGGAAACTGGACACTTTGCAATTTTGGCCCTGAAATTAATTCTGATTTGACACTTGGCTGCTGTGGGCCTAGATTTAAATCCACAGATTTCACATTTGTGTTCCCTCAATCCGTTCCTTCGGTGATAAACTTTGTAGACGTGGctctggttttgtcttttcaggatcTACCTCTCCTGCAGATGACGGTTGTATTACATTTACAGAGTTCTCATTTTGCAACTGTGATTCTCTATCCATTTGCCTAGACTTTACTTCTTGGAGCTGTGGCCTTGGGATCACATCTTTAATATGTGGTTTGGGTCCTGCAGTTAGTCCTGTAGGTTCCACAAC
It encodes the following:
- the LOC131897371 gene encoding uncharacterized protein LOC131897371 translates to MLYQGLLLQGENPANFISGLPHYGVKSHDEISCFLGPETTSSDFILGPKLPEPQPQPQPQPGKPVDVNIRPCLQHVRFSDAIPEPKHQDFKCVQFMPGVELQDRKPQGLMPESFLPLSQETQVQDKKLVLPPEVSEFCSMKRPIPASELQHPRVIAKQVNPGLWHQDTKFSGLASRPKLSGVRLGEQTPGSLSHGMSPMTPELGIHDPKSAKATPGLQDTRQVSFNSGPWLQDVKFFDVIPGTQPQGVKTSELNSGPQLECVKIFELTTQPERQGMKPELIVKEPPFKDIKYVTRNLVPNFEGKMSYKLASELQIPKAESKKLTPGKHLAGVDHSELIRRTQAQGVESSTLIHRQHLEHIKPVEKIIASKQEELTPGPHLEDRKSMELRSKSELGKVKSMLSTPGIQAGDKEREELPLGSNLKGLKYELPPSGPQLEDRKPAVLTLGQCLERIKSTVISPSSSQLDGMKSVKLIPGSRIQDLITVGLACYARVQDVNAMGLELEPKKQGESPVTFVPGMLFQDKPMEVLQGPYLQDVKPKELTSPPQTQDSKRVIISCLKQQSLKPVNRAKTQGIQGVKFMDLVSTQQYQGRAPMDLTLEPGQDDHISSTEWKGGMFSHLNKQLESEGMLSVGSDQEPKPAGRKPIELTSKVQSKDAPSFELAPEPVVHKVKAQEGQYGPQVPSMRPCPLTPESQVYQVKDLEPMLEPPLQDGRTVALNTEPQIGGTKSVQWIPVSEFQREKCIGSNFRLQSQSASPTELKPSTQRRGVRSSELTVRSKIQGEKSGEFHLESQLQQVKTSALALGLQKTKTLNKTSEPQPQGIKTDQLNKETQVERSIQWTPRPDMYVTFLQFNSCVTISRCRIYRRETIHTAERWEDIRDGSRAKTSRKKIRGF